One Maribacter cobaltidurans genomic window carries:
- a CDS encoding RidA family protein yields MKKLIPIFFLLVLTSCQTKVSENETTEKNEPAADYNPEAKLEQLGIALRPIGKPVANYVHAVRTGNLLFLAGKGPKQANGENVVGKVGSDLTVEEGYNAAREAGINQLSVLKEELGNLSKVKRIVKVKGMVNAGPEFTDHSKVINGYSDLMVEVFGENGKHARAAVGMGSLPGNMAVEVEMVVEIQD; encoded by the coding sequence ATGAAAAAACTGATTCCCATATTTTTTCTTTTGGTCCTAACCAGTTGCCAAACCAAGGTTTCCGAAAACGAGACCACAGAGAAAAATGAACCTGCAGCAGACTATAATCCCGAAGCGAAACTGGAACAATTGGGCATTGCTTTAAGACCTATCGGAAAACCTGTTGCAAATTATGTGCATGCCGTACGAACGGGAAATTTGCTTTTTCTGGCCGGAAAAGGACCAAAGCAAGCAAATGGGGAAAATGTAGTAGGGAAAGTAGGGTCAGACCTGACGGTTGAGGAAGGCTACAATGCGGCTAGGGAAGCGGGTATCAACCAATTGTCCGTTCTAAAGGAGGAATTGGGCAATCTAAGTAAGGTAAAACGAATCGTGAAGGTAAAGGGCATGGTCAATGCGGGACCCGAATTTACCGATCACTCCAAGGTGATCAATGGATATTCCGACCTAATGGTCGAAGTTTTTGGTGAAAACGGAAAACACGCAAGGGCTGCCGTAGGGATGGGTTCATTGCCCGGAAATATGGCCGTTGAAGTTGAAATGGTAGTCGAAATTCAGGATTAA
- the scpA gene encoding methylmalonyl-CoA mutase, with product MSRRDVQHISLKPGRIDNPSKEPLGEFETAEGIPLKRTYSESDLDPLEHLDFPAGSPPFLRGPYATMYVQKPWTIRQYAGFSTAEESNAFYRRNLEGGQKGLSVAFDLPTHRGYDSDHERVVGDVGKAGVAIDSVEDMKVLFDGIPLDKMSVSMTMNGAVIPIMAFYIVAAEEQGLSKQQLTGTIQNDILKEFMVRNTYIYPPAPSMRLVADIFEYTSQNMPKFNSISISGYHMHEAGAPAHMELAYTLADGLEYIRTGLEAGLKIDDFAPRLSFFWGIGMNHFMEIAKLRAGRMLWAKMVKGFSPQNVKSLMLRTHSQTSGWSLTEQDPFNNVARTTIEAMAAVFGGTQSLHTNALDEAIALPTDFSARIARETQLFLQEETKITKTVDPWAGSYYLETLTDELAHKAWKLIEEVEELGGMTKAIEAGIPKMRIEEAAAKKQARLDSGKDVLVGVNKYRLEQEDNLSILEVDNEKVRIQQIDRLTTLKAQRNEEQVRHILNRITSAAKDSIKENSQRDNLLALAVEAARSRATLGEISQALEEAYGRHTAANNTISGVYSKEIKQDESFKRAVQLADQLAEQEGRRPRIMVAKMGQDGHDRGAKVVATAYADLGFDVDIGPLFQTPREVAKQAVENDVHVLGISSLTAGHKTLVPAVIEELKAYNRGDILVVVGGVIPKQDYGFLQEKGVTAIYGPGTKISEAAIEILEILLKNNK from the coding sequence ATGAGTAGAAGGGACGTACAGCATATCAGTCTTAAACCAGGGAGAATCGATAATCCTTCAAAGGAACCGCTTGGTGAATTTGAGACTGCAGAGGGAATACCATTGAAGCGAACGTATTCTGAAAGCGATTTGGATCCATTGGAACACTTGGATTTTCCTGCCGGATCACCTCCTTTTTTAAGAGGTCCCTATGCAACGATGTATGTTCAAAAACCATGGACCATCAGACAGTATGCCGGTTTTTCAACGGCCGAAGAGAGCAATGCATTTTACAGAAGAAATTTGGAAGGAGGGCAAAAGGGCCTATCGGTAGCCTTTGACCTTCCAACCCATAGAGGTTATGATAGTGACCATGAACGAGTAGTAGGTGACGTAGGCAAGGCCGGAGTTGCCATTGATTCCGTGGAGGATATGAAGGTGTTGTTCGACGGAATTCCGTTGGATAAAATGTCGGTTTCCATGACCATGAATGGTGCCGTAATTCCTATTATGGCCTTTTATATCGTGGCTGCCGAAGAACAAGGTCTTTCCAAGCAGCAATTGACGGGAACCATCCAAAACGATATCCTGAAGGAATTTATGGTTCGCAACACCTATATCTATCCACCAGCTCCATCGATGCGTTTGGTAGCCGATATATTCGAATATACCAGCCAAAATATGCCCAAGTTCAATAGCATCAGTATTTCCGGGTATCATATGCACGAAGCGGGTGCTCCCGCCCATATGGAACTGGCCTATACCTTGGCAGACGGTTTGGAGTATATTAGGACAGGTTTGGAGGCAGGTCTAAAAATCGATGATTTTGCGCCAAGGCTCTCCTTCTTTTGGGGTATTGGAATGAACCATTTCATGGAAATAGCCAAGTTACGGGCAGGAAGAATGCTTTGGGCCAAAATGGTCAAGGGGTTCAGTCCACAGAACGTAAAGTCGCTTATGTTGCGTACCCACAGTCAGACCAGTGGTTGGAGTTTAACGGAACAGGATCCTTTCAATAATGTCGCTAGGACCACTATAGAAGCCATGGCGGCAGTCTTTGGAGGAACGCAAAGTTTACATACCAACGCCTTGGATGAAGCCATAGCATTACCTACTGATTTTTCGGCAAGAATTGCACGGGAAACGCAATTGTTTCTTCAGGAAGAAACCAAAATCACCAAAACCGTAGATCCATGGGCAGGCAGTTATTACTTAGAAACCTTAACCGATGAATTGGCACACAAGGCTTGGAAGCTTATTGAAGAGGTGGAGGAACTTGGAGGAATGACCAAAGCGATTGAGGCCGGAATTCCCAAAATGAGAATCGAGGAGGCCGCCGCCAAAAAACAGGCCCGATTGGATAGTGGAAAGGACGTACTCGTTGGGGTAAATAAATATCGTCTGGAACAAGAGGATAACCTTAGTATTTTGGAGGTTGACAATGAAAAGGTACGAATCCAGCAAATAGATCGGTTGACTACATTGAAGGCACAACGTAATGAAGAACAAGTACGTCATATATTGAATCGTATCACCAGTGCAGCAAAAGATTCAATTAAAGAAAACAGTCAGCGAGATAATTTACTAGCTTTAGCTGTAGAAGCGGCAAGGTCAAGGGCTACCTTAGGCGAAATCAGTCAGGCACTTGAGGAAGCCTATGGCAGGCATACCGCAGCCAATAATACCATTTCGGGGGTGTATTCCAAAGAAATTAAACAGGACGAAAGTTTTAAAAGGGCAGTTCAGCTAGCGGACCAATTGGCGGAGCAAGAAGGACGACGACCTCGGATCATGGTGGCCAAAATGGGACAGGATGGACACGATCGTGGGGCCAAAGTGGTTGCTACCGCCTATGCAGACCTTGGTTTTGATGTGGATATAGGACCTCTGTTCCAAACTCCTAGGGAAGTGGCGAAACAGGCCGTGGAGAATGATGTACATGTTTTGGGAATCTCATCCTTGACGGCGGGACATAAGACCTTGGTACCGGCCGTTATTGAGGAACTTAAGGCCTATAATCGAGGTGATATACTTGTCGTGGTGGGAGGTGTCATTCCGAAACAGGATTACGGATTCTTACAAGAAAAAGGAGTAACTGCAATATATGGTCCGGGAACTAAAATTAGTGAAGCGGCTATCGAAATACTGGAAATTTTACTGAAGAATAATAAATAA
- a CDS encoding MFS transporter, which translates to MTSSTATSNVNANRLFYASCFALITTAFSFSIRAGILPQLSEELSLTGEQLGFINSMWFLGFPLAMIVGGLIYHKVGGKAIMQFAFFAHTLGIILTIYSGSYIGLLISTLFIGLGNGCTEAACNPMIADAYQGSRMSKMLNRFHMWFPGGIAIGSLLSKFMTDGGLSWQTQIWIILVPTIIYAFLFFGQSWPKAKVEEAATLSGNFKSIFSPLFLFIAFCMTLTAISEFGPNQWVGLILDKSGANPMIILALTTGLMAITRYFGGDFVKKFDQSGVLLGSAILATIGVYLFSTQTGAMAYLAAIFFAFGIALFWPNMIGFVADKIPKSGALGMSIIGAIGMFMTGAVQPVIGGWIDSDLAEAAREGFTGDELQLVAGQMTLEKLTLFPGALIILFTILYFWMKNRKSGEVATA; encoded by the coding sequence ATGACGAGTTCAACAGCAACTTCAAACGTAAATGCGAACAGACTGTTCTATGCCAGTTGTTTCGCCTTGATTACCACTGCCTTTTCATTTAGCATTAGAGCAGGTATCTTACCCCAATTAAGCGAAGAGCTAAGCCTCACTGGAGAGCAATTAGGATTTATTAATTCTATGTGGTTTCTTGGATTTCCTTTGGCAATGATCGTAGGTGGACTTATATACCATAAAGTTGGCGGCAAAGCCATCATGCAATTTGCATTTTTTGCCCATACTCTAGGGATTATTCTCACTATATATTCCGGAAGCTATATTGGCTTGTTGATTTCCACTTTGTTTATAGGACTCGGTAACGGTTGTACCGAAGCAGCTTGTAATCCCATGATTGCAGATGCCTATCAAGGCTCACGAATGAGCAAGATGCTTAACCGTTTTCATATGTGGTTTCCTGGAGGAATTGCAATAGGTAGTTTATTATCGAAATTCATGACTGATGGCGGTTTATCATGGCAGACCCAAATATGGATAATTCTAGTACCTACGATTATTTATGCTTTCCTATTTTTTGGACAATCTTGGCCAAAAGCAAAAGTGGAGGAGGCAGCAACTTTAAGCGGCAATTTTAAATCAATATTCTCCCCGTTATTTCTTTTTATTGCCTTCTGTATGACATTAACCGCCATATCTGAATTTGGACCAAACCAATGGGTGGGTCTTATCTTAGATAAAAGTGGTGCCAATCCAATGATTATTCTTGCATTAACCACTGGATTAATGGCCATAACGAGATATTTTGGCGGTGATTTTGTTAAAAAATTCGACCAATCAGGTGTACTTCTTGGTTCTGCTATTTTAGCTACCATAGGAGTGTATTTATTTAGTACCCAAACAGGTGCTATGGCTTACTTGGCCGCTATCTTTTTTGCGTTCGGAATAGCACTGTTCTGGCCTAATATGATTGGTTTTGTAGCCGATAAAATACCAAAGAGTGGAGCATTAGGAATGTCTATTATAGGAGCCATTGGAATGTTCATGACAGGAGCCGTCCAACCGGTTATTGGCGGATGGATCGATAGTGATTTAGCTGAAGCAGCTAGAGAAGGTTTTACGGGTGATGAACTACAATTAGTAGCAGGACAAATGACGTTAGAAAAACTTACTCTTTTCCCCGGAGCTTTAATAATTCTTTTCACGATTCTATATTTTTGGATGAAAAACAGAAAATCCGGTGAAGTGGCTACTGCTTAA